TGCATTTAGTAGTTCTTTGATAGTACTGTATAGTGTGTAtcatgtgattgtcatgtgacAGGTAAGGCGTCCCTATGTAAGCTTGGGGTGGAGCCTGGTGTGACGGACTTCATGAGTGCTGTGCTCTCCACACACGGCAAGTTCCATTCCATGGTGACACAAGTGTTTGGAGGACATAAAGCATTTCAGGACGCCCTCgatagtgtgagtgtgggggagTGAGCGTGGTGTGGGTGTCGCGCCCtcgatagtgtgtgtgtggtgtgggtgttgcGTCCtcgatagtgtgtgtgtggtgtgggtgttgcTCCCtcgatagtgtgtgtgtggtgtgggtgttaTCATATCGCTGTCTTGTGCTGCAGGCTTGTAGAGTATTTGTCAACATCTCTGAGTGTCCTAAACAACATCCCAAAGCTCCACTCTTGGTAAGCATTGAGAGCTATTCGGTCTAtcctcacacacgcccacaccacaccacacacgtcCCCACAGTTGGCACGCTACTGTGACCAGCTGCTCCGCAAGTCATCCAAAGGACTCAGTGAACAAGAGGTGGACGAGAAATTGGACAAAGCTGTGAGTGATTTAATAATTTCCGTTGTGCCCTCACTACTTTTCCTTTAATTAGATCATTGTGTTTCGCTATGTTGAAGACAAAGACATGTTTCAACGGTTCTACACGCGTACGTTGTCACGGCGACTCGTACAACACATTTCACTGTCTATGGAGGCAGAGGAGAGTATGATACAGAAGCTCAAGGTATACTGATTCCTCCATGATTTGTACcatgtacatgataattatgatagtatGATAAAATCAATACAGTACGACTTGGAGCTATGTATAACTTTAttcacgcccacacacacacaccccacacacagcaCGCGTGTGGCTACGAGTACACCTCTCGTCTCCAGCGTATGCTAGTGGATATTAAACTGAGTGCCGAGGGTAACACTGGGTTCACTGACCACCTACAAGCCGAGGGGCTGCCCCTATCTATCAGCTTCTCCACTCTCATCCTCCAATCAGCAGCCTGGCCTCTATCCTCGGCCACATGCCCTCTCACACTGCCTCAGGAGCTGCTACCATATCTCAAGCAGGTAGGAACATGTTTCATCAATACAAGTTTGTACAGGTCTTTTTTTTGCAAGTTGGTTGGTGTTGTTTTAAGCCAATTTTTTTTCCACATGCTGCATCTTTAACTACataatataatgtatataatgGTAGCCATATTCAATGTATTACTACAccaaccacccacacacacacacgcccacaccacacacacacacagtttgagGAGTACTACACGAGGAAGCACAGCGGACGCAAGCTTACCTGGCTACACCAGCTCTCAACAGGGGAGCTGAAGATGACCCACCTCAAGCGCTCCTATATGCTCAGCGTGACCACCTACCAGATGGCCGTGTTGCTAGCCTATAATGACCGCCCACTACACACCCACCAGTCCCTATCACACATTACACAACTGGCGGCGAGTGATCTAACGCCCACACTCCAATCATTGGTCGATGCTAAGATACTTACGGAAGAtaaggaagtgggcgtggctagTGTACTGAAACTCAACCAGAGCTACTCTAATAAAAGGACAAAATTTAAAGTTACGTCAGCTCTACAAAAAGAATCACAACAGGTAAGTATAgcacatgtcatgtgatagtcacCTGATATCACATGACCTGGCAGGATGTGGAACAGACGCAGTACAATGTACAGGAGGACAGGAAGCTACATATTCAAGCGGCCATTGTGAGGGTCATGAAAGCACGCAAGTCACTCAAGCACAACCAACTAGTAGAGGAGGtactgacagtgtgtgtgtgggcgtgtgtgtgtgtgggcgggtgatACCCAGTATCTTAGGCTGTGTGGTATTAGTTTCGATTTTATTTTCCCTGTAACAGAGAGCTTAGTAGTACACACACcacctacccacacacacacacacacacacacacacacacacacacacacacacacacacaggccatcACTCAGCTGAGAGCCCACTTCTCACCCAGTGTCCCACTCATCAAGAAGTGTATTGAGACTCTGATGGAGAAACAATATCTCCAAAGAGACAGTCAACACATAGACACTTATAACTATGTTGCTTAGCAACGTGTTCCATGTGTtacaattattttgtttgtcaATTTATACATTTGAAATGAATCAGGAATTGAATTTTAGTGTATAGCAGGTGTAAGCCACACATCTTTTAGGCTGATCTTTTGAACActataatttgtcatttttcggccttggaccatgggctattatccatggtatcgccaaattggcaaatacttttatctctcaaatatgatttttgatgacaccatttgaactatatttttcagaaaatcataaaaaatattgacattggatccacggaattcaagttaaaGTATCTCTGAACCAATTTTATGACTATTTTTCTGAATGATAAAATTTTGTCAGAGCCCTATACATACTTGACGATCTTTTCCTAGCAAGCAAAAAACACATGGCTTTCTGTAATGACCTTTAACCTTCTGAAAGTGAAAGCCAAGAAGCTGCAAATCAAGCGGCCGCCATTTATATCATAGTTCAACTGGTTTGCCAAGAGACGACAAAATGTCGCGAGACAAGGTAAGGCTAGTATAATATAGAGCATAGAATAAGCGCTTATTTATTTCATACATGcttccacccactcactaGAGCCCTGAGGCTGTGTATGAGAGGTAAGCTTGTTactatgtgtgtgcatgttacCAGAGGTGAcctttgtgtgtatgtactacATGCAGGTCACCATCCCCCAGTCAAAGCTCACGGTAAGATGTCTAATACTCTATTAATAATAAATTCCCTTACACCCCATCCATAAtcttaccccccacataggtCCGTATCTCCTGAGAGCCCCCCACGTAGACGGCAAtctagcccctccccctcccgtCGCCGAGGACGACGTGCGTCATCATCTCGATCAATATCACGCTCGCCACCACCAAGGTAACATTATTATGTGTGCGTGTACTATAACTggctaactttgagaggccataacttgtgttaggaacgtccaatttcaaatCTAAAACATGTATTTTGTTGTTCTTTGATAGCTCTATTAAATGGTGCATGTAGACCAGCAATTGCTTTCTTGTACAAATcgtccattttctgaaaaaaaaGTGTGGGCTATAAGTGGGTGTTTTTTTTCTAAATCAGGGTTAGGTAGTTTTCGTAGCTatgtttgagaggccataacttgtgttgccaACGTTCAATTTCAACTCTAAAAAGTGCAGCTCTTTGGTAGTGCTTAGATCAGCGATGTTATGTTATACGGATCATTTGTTGCATACAGGAGTCGAGGACATCACTATAGGAGACGCTCTTATAGTCGGTCCCGGTCTCGCTCTAGGAGTATGTCCCCTCGTGATAGGAGGGGCAATCGTGGTCGCTATAAATCCCGTTCACCGATGTCAGAGAGGAAGAGGCACCAGGGAAACAGGGTGAGTAGGACtggtggggaggggggtagcTGATTGCTGTATCGGTTTGTCCTTGTATTCAGTACATGTAGGGCTTTCAGATTGCAATagcatgcagtcatgcatAATTAAGTTGATCATCCTcatactccccccccccccccccacacacacacacacacacacacacacacacacacacacacacacacacacacacacacacacacacacacagttcaacCCCAACCCCTCTCGAGTGCTGGGTGTGTTTGGACTGAGCCTCTACACTGGGGAGAAGGAACTCAAGGAAATGTTTGACAGATATGGTCCAATAGAACGAGTTCAGGTCGTCTACGATCACCAGGTACAGTGAGTGCGTCTAATGGTATACAAGTGTCAGtgcagtgtgtgggtgtgtgtgtgtgggtgcttCAACAGCCTtgcttacatgtataactccctcccctcacacacacacagacgggACGCTCTCGTGGGTTCTCTTTTATCTATTTTGCTGACTCTGACGACGCTATGGATGTAAGTTAGCTATAAGCCACAcccctaaccacacccactgtccCCCCACACAGGCCAAGGAGGGTTGCAACGGCCTGGAGATGGATGGACGCAGGATACGAGTGGATTTCTCTATCACcaaacgcccacacacacccacccccggAGTGTACATGGGACGTCCGACTAGGTCCTCCCCTGAAAATGACAGTCACAGCAGGGGGTCCAGTGATCGCCATGGCAGCAGCAGGGGGGGTGATGATCGTTATGGCAGGAGGTCCAATGACTATCACAGCAGGGGGTCCAGTGACTATCACAGCAGGGGAGGTGATGATTACCACAGCAGGGGGTCCAGGGGTGGAGACGATCGCTATGGCAGAGGAGGCGGTACGTTATGTTATagtgtatatatgtgtgtgtgtgctgtattTTGTCAGGCAATTATCggtcctcacacacacacacacacacacacaggtgggcGTGACAGCTACTACTGATGACCCACTATGACACTGTTTTTAAGTGGAAATATATTCGACCCTTTACTTGTAATAATGTTAACTCTTGTGTTGTACTGCCTCACCTTTGTATAGTGTGTTCAGGTCTGTGTGTAACTGCCTGCATTTGCCTATTTCGTATGCAGCCATGAATGTATTGGAAGACTTGAAATATGAAGGAAATGAAGTTAGAAATACACAAGTTGAAATACACAAGTTGAATAAGAAGTTGAAATAAGAAGTTGAAATATACACAAGTTGAAATAAGAAGTTGAAATAGTCACAAGACCTTGGCTTGGGGACTGTGCCTATATTCCTATATAGCAGTTTATAAATAATGATTGCCCAATGTCTTAGGGACTCTAACTTGTGTCAGCTGGttagttgtacatgtaataatagaATAATAGCGTTATCGTAATTATTATCACTGAGAAACACTTTATCGTAATGAGAGAAAATTTATATTCAAAAATTGATTATAAATTTCAACACCAAAattaactagtgttcaagctggcgctgtgctaatgcctctcgccatgtttttgctttcgcttaaaagtattagagtgttatattagtattaaagttagcttatctatataaagtcactgagaagaaaagacttatttacatgcatctattgttgtattatgtggcttaccaggatctcaagaaagaagaaaattgattcttccaggatctgtagttcagtgtatataatatctaagaagaaaagacctgtgtacatgcatattgttatctatattgttatatggtagtgttttgtggtttatataccaggccctcaagacaaagatgattctgccaggaggatcttgggatattattttctcacacgtggggaatgagcgcgcatgcgcattacatccacaggaataattaaagggtgtgtccaaagagatcaatttcacaaaatggctactgctagctagctgttttaacagatattttctgagtattgtagctaacaaaaagctagcgctttagtgcaaggctaactcatatgttgaatagaaagtttgtgcggacagatgatgctatgaaagattctgaagagactgcaacagccttcaatgtgagtcaaactagccataactcgagaaagaagctttagtttgctaatccacgaatcaaaatccaagagaacgtggctagaagcctatagaagctgttagttttcgttacattgcaaccgttgagcagttatagctggaatacacacacacacacacacagacagacacacagctttaccgtatccctcgtgcggctacgcctcgaggcataattagcaAAAATCAATTAGTAACTAAACAAAAGTTAGCCATTTCTGAGGGTTGTCCTTTGTTATAGCTGAGACCACCTCCTGGGGGATTCCCCTGGACACCATCTTAGGCATGATGTGCTCCACAATGTGAGAATAGCCGTGACCTCCATAACGAGCCTACAATGAGATAATAATTGCGTCTATTAATctacatctatataattactGGTCGGTAGTAGACAAAAATATAAAAAGAGGCAAATTGTGTGGAGAACTGGAGATTGAGGATTGCTACCACTGCAATATTCTGGCAGATCACTGAacgtatacataataatgatgtcatcataTAACATGCACGCTAGACATAAACTGACCAATCTGACTTTGGTGtggatgtcatgtgatatcaGGATCTTATCTGCAAAGCCGTTATCAATGAGAACCTTAATCCTCTGTATCCTCTGAGCATCACTGGGCATATCCGCAGCCGAGCTCAGCTGGTGCAGTGGGAGAGACATTCATAACTAAAGTTGCATTGAAAATGGCCTTCTTAAGTTGCCATAGTTTACTAAAAAgcttctatctataattatgctttataAGTTCCAACCAGCTGAAGGTTGGCATTTTCAGTCTCAACACAAATATACTTAATGCCAGATGTGACTCCACTTACCTGATAATGTGAGCACTCAATACCAAACAGATCATACTCTAAGAGACAGCCCATTCGTGCAAACTTCAACAAGCTTTGATCATCATTGAAAGTTCTATCCAGATGTGACATGACAGTGCGTGAGAGGTCACCTCCGTGGGACTCTAGGATGGAGGCAATCTCGGCAGGGGCATCACCATGGCGACCAGGATGGACAATCAGAGGGGCACCTAATTAAAGAGATGGTTACTTAGTTCCTAGGAGCATGGAATCCagcaatctcattggtcaatGAGGGTTTATACTTATCAACTGTACATGAAAATGCTATCACTTACGTAGCAACTATCTAAAGTAGTAGTctagtattaattttataatcTATTGAGAGGTACACTATACACATACTAGTCCTCACCTGTCCTAGTTTGTACCATGGCCGCAGCTTGTAGAGCAGTCTTCTCTGAATTGATGAGCGGATAGGAACAACCGATCTCTCCGATCactccacacctcacacccccctcacacccgCCCACGATCTCACTGTACATCTGTTCAGCCATCTGATTGGAGGATAGGCTCTTGGCGTAGTCAGGTAGGAAGCTGTTGACATAGTAACCAGTGCCAGTGATTATATGAACCCCGGACTCCCTGGATATCTGAGGCAGTAGTTCCGGACCTGGCtgacacctgtgtgtgtgtgtgtgtgtgtgtgggtgggtggtagGGATTAGGACATGGGCATACAACTCAAATATCTTTGCCGAGGGTTCATCTATTTATACAGAAATTAAGCATACATAGTTATGCACCTTATCCCAGTTACTGtgacatcacacacacacccgcccccGGCACTCTTGAATAGACGGAGTTCAGAGGTCAACTCTTCAGGAATATCCAACTTTAGGTTAGCCATTACgctgtatctgtgtgtgtgtgtgtgtacgtgtgtgggggagggagTGAATTTAATATTGTGGAGTTTTACTCGGAAAATGAGAATGACTTTATAACTTTATAACTTTTGGACTTATTATTTTACGGGTAATATCTGATTTGTCCGAGTGTTTCCATGGTGATAGGTAGACCCCTGATGGAATGTGGCTCGGTGGCGAAGGGTGACCCATTTACTAGAATGTGCTCGTGTGGGAGGGTGTGGCCAAGGTCACCAGGGGTCACTGGTCCAAGCACTGAGAGGTGAGGAGgtaatataataatagcagTGCTATAGATTACCTGTGAGAGCTTTTCCCTTCAGGTCCTCCATTGCTGTTGGTAGGTAAATGTCGTCTTTGTTCATTCTGAGGAACGACCATTACCTATACATTCTGTACAATACACACGCTCTTTTGTTCCGCAGCCAAGCTAGCTTACAAAATCACAAGCCATCAAGCGACATCAACTGCAGCGCTTCTTCTGAGGTGAGATAATACAGTACTGGACTAAGTGTATCTCACAGCCACCATGTTATGCAGAGGCCCCTCCAATCTCCACACCTCCTCACACAATGAAGGCATTGTTGGTCCTCGTGCTAGCACTGCTGCTCCCCCTAGCATACTCCAAACAGACCAAAGCTACTCTCTCTGTCTCAGATCAAAAGGAATGGAAGAAACTGCTCAAAACGCACACCAATATCCTCGTGTTGTTCACTAGCAGTGACAAGCCGGTGGCCGATTTCCTACCAACTTTCGACAAAGTAGCCGATCGAATTCGCGGCAAAGGAACGCTAGTGTACGTTGACTGCTCCAGCAAAGACAGCAAGAAACTGTGCAAGAACCTCAAAGTTAAACCCAATCCATTTGCTCTGAAACACTACAAAGATGGCTCCTTCAACAAAGATTACGATCGACTACTGCAAGAGAAATCGCTCTATTCTTTCATGGAGGACCCTAGTGCAGACCCTCCCTGGTCTGAAGACCCCACGGCTGATAACGTGAGGCATCTCACTAGCTCTAAGGACTTTGAGCAATTGATGAGGAAGGAGAAGAAACCAGTTCTAGCCATGTTCTATGCTCCGTGGTGCGGCCATTGCAAACGTATGAAGCCTGAGTTTGCGACAGCCGCTgatgaggtcaaaggtcaatacGTGCTGGCAGGGATGGACGTGGACAAGCCGGATGCGTACAGTTTACGACAAGAATTGAATATTACCGGATTCCCGACAATCCTCTATTTTGAGAATGGACAGAGAAAGTGAGTTGTAGCTTACAATAGCACGCTTCCCCACTAGCTGTGATACAGAGACTGGTGCTTGGCCTTCAGAACATGTTTTCTTCCTTTGATCTCCATTGTACTATAATGGCAGCCCATCTCTCTAATATATCTGTCTGCTTGTAACGCACTCATTGTTAAGAAGCTCGACACCCATATCTtaaccccccacacacgcacacacacacacacacacacacacacacacatacacgtgtCAGGTTTGACTATTCTGGTGGGCGCGATGCTGAGGGAATATTGGAGTGGCTCAAAGACCCACAAGCCTCCACTGAACCAGAGGAAGCAGAAGAAGAGGTCCCGTGGAGCCAAACAGAACCAAATGTGGAGCACTTGAACACCTCGAACTTTGACAGTTTCATCTCCTCCCATCCGTCAGTGTTGGTCATGTTCTATGCTCCGTGGTGTGGTCATTGTAAGGCCATTAAACCAAAGTATGCCGAGGCCTCCGTGGCCATGAGGGAACAAGGAGTGGAGGTAAGTTTCCCACTAATCTGTTGTGTGGGTTGTTGTGTTGTTTGTTGAGACTGAGTGGAAGCCATTGCATGTCTTGTACAGTCATAGAAATGACCACTGCCCTAAATTGCCTTGTACCATATTAAGTGTCATAATTGCTCTAATTCCCTCATGTGACTCACCGCCCcctcactccccacacacttgTGTGATTCACCGCCCCCTCACTTGTGTGTAGGGTGTGCTAGCTGCCATTGATGCTACGGTAGACAAAGAGATTGGAGAACGATACGAGGTCAAAGGTTATCCAACCATCAAGTACTTTGGTGCTGGAGAGCTCAAGTTTGACTACGG
The Halichondria panicea chromosome 14, odHalPani1.1, whole genome shotgun sequence DNA segment above includes these coding regions:
- the LOC135348169 gene encoding cullin-2-like yields the protein MSLRPGAVNFDEKWSGIKETIHEVVQLRRVKMGTWNDHYSDIYALCEAFPIPFAEKLYRETESLLQQFVDSLCKSLMSLSGPPLLTAYHTHWLHYQKGAQFINNLFSYFNRVSLKKYSLEVDTVDYPIPGLLPITKVTPPDCPVQIRQMALGVWKNGLLDPLQSRLIREVLSEIRRERDGISANLSMIRDVVSSLVEVEEYQESSLLYYQETFESPFLEETGQFYRQEASKLTSELSCSEYIRQVVAKLREAKSRGEKFLHLTSVTKFFREAEGRLVEDFRVTYLNPHISAMVHEERTIDLTNLFLLLRPLPHALEPLVAEFGQHVKSQGKASLCKLGVEPGVTDFMSAVLSTHGKFHSMVTQVFGGHKAFQDALDSACRVFVNISECPKQHPKAPLLLARYCDQLLRKSSKGLSEQEVDEKLDKAIIVFRYVEDKDMFQRFYTRTLSRRLVQHISLSMEAEESMIQKLKHACGYEYTSRLQRMLVDIKLSAEGNTGFTDHLQAEGLPLSISFSTLILQSAAWPLSSATCPLTLPQELLPYLKQFEEYYTRKHSGRKLTWLHQLSTGELKMTHLKRSYMLSVTTYQMAVLLAYNDRPLHTHQSLSHITQLAASDLTPTLQSLVDAKILTEDKEVGVASVLKLNQSYSNKRTKFKVTSALQKESQQDVEQTQYNVQEDRKLHIQAAIVRVMKARKSLKHNQLVEEAITQLRAHFSPSVPLIKKCIETLMEKQYLQRDSQHIDTYNYVA
- the LOC135348199 gene encoding transformer-2 protein homolog beta-like isoform X2, translating into MSRDKSPEAVYERSPSPSQSSRSVSPESPPRRRQSSPSPSRRRGRRASSSRSISRSPPPRSRGHHYRRRSYSRSRSRSRSMSPRDRRGNRGRYKSRSPMSERKRHQGNRFNPNPSRVLGVFGLSLYTGEKELKEMFDRYGPIERVQVVYDHQTGRSRGFSFIYFADSDDAMDAKEGCNGLEMDGRRIRVDFSITKRPHTPTPGVYMGRPTRSSPENDSHSRGSSDRHGSSRGGDDRYGRRSNDYHSRGSRGGDDRYGRGGGGRDSYY
- the LOC135348199 gene encoding transformer-2 protein homolog beta-like isoform X1, with protein sequence MSRDKSPEAVYERSPSPSQSSRSVSPESPPRRRQSSPSPSRRRGRRASSSRSISRSPPPRSRGHHYRRRSYSRSRSRSRSMSPRDRRGNRGRYKSRSPMSERKRHQGNRFNPNPSRVLGVFGLSLYTGEKELKEMFDRYGPIERVQVVYDHQTGRSRGFSFIYFADSDDAMDAKEGCNGLEMDGRRIRVDFSITKRPHTPTPGVYMGRPTRSSPENDSHSRGSSDRHGSSRGGDDRYGRRSNDYHSRGSSDYHSRGGDDYHSRGSRGGDDRYGRGGGGRDSYY
- the LOC135348193 gene encoding phosphotriesterase-related protein-like, which translates into the protein MNKDDIYLPTAMEDLKGKALTVLGPVTPGDLGHTLPHEHILVNGSPFATEPHSIRGLPITMETLGQIRYYPYSVMANLKLDIPEELTSELRLFKSAGGGCVCDVTVTGIRCQPGPELLPQISRESGVHIITGTGYYVNSFLPDYAKSLSSNQMAEQMYSEIVGGCEGGVRCGVIGEIGCSYPLINSEKTALQAAAMVQTRTGAPLIVHPGRHGDAPAEIASILESHGGDLSRTVMSHLDRTFNDDQSLLKFARMGCLLEYDLFGIECSHYQLSSAADMPSDAQRIQRIKVLIDNGFADKILISHDIHTKVRLARYGGHGYSHIVEHIMPKMVSRGIPQEVVSAITKDNPQKWLTFV
- the LOC135348182 gene encoding protein disulfide-isomerase A5-like; this encodes MKALLVLVLALLLPLAYSKQTKATLSVSDQKEWKKLLKTHTNILVLFTSSDKPVADFLPTFDKVADRIRGKGTLVYVDCSSKDSKKLCKNLKVKPNPFALKHYKDGSFNKDYDRLLQEKSLYSFMEDPSADPPWSEDPTADNVRHLTSSKDFEQLMRKEKKPVLAMFYAPWCGHCKRMKPEFATAADEVKGQYVLAGMDVDKPDAYSLRQELNITGFPTILYFENGQRKFDYSGGRDAEGILEWLKDPQASTEPEEAEEEVPWSQTEPNVEHLNTSNFDSFISSHPSVLVMFYAPWCGHCKAIKPKYAEASVAMREQGVEGVLAAIDATVDKEIGERYEVKGYPTIKYFGAGELKFDYGYKREAEDIVEFMMEPKEPPPPEKDWTELDNEVVHLTDEDFKPFLKKKKHVLVMFYAPWCGHCKKAKPEYISAAEAFIEDKKTVLAAVDCTKYKTVCDLYSVTGYPTIKYFNFGKKASPYNGARDVDGFVTFMSDPASFIRDEL